A region of Elusimicrobiota bacterium DNA encodes the following proteins:
- a CDS encoding DUF819 family protein translates to MRSGFPPALLALVLLGLTAGILAARRQKSLSFLFRWLPVPFYCYFLPTCLAAVGLLPAESALYGWAARFLLPVCLALLLINVDLPGLAGLGRPALVAMAWGVGGILGGMVAAYGLFHPWLPPEAWKSVGALAGSWTGGSANLIAVKEALGAPENVFSPVIVVDTVFAYSWMAFLIWLAGRQEIIDRWNRVPAEGLVLKKQKEDHRVVRGRPWPWAGVPVTALALAALSLAFGTLAGPSLSQAVGRLFPSLGNSLKPATWTVIAVTTASLGAAFSGRFRAAPERTERIGNFLLFFLLTILGSQASFKALGEAPAFLAVGAAALLVHGAALAVGARWSRLPLSLLATASQACVGGVVSAPMVGAVYRPALAAVGLLLAIFGNVVGTYLGLLTAQLCAGLGN, encoded by the coding sequence ATGAGGTCCGGTTTTCCGCCGGCCCTTCTGGCGTTGGTTTTGCTGGGGCTCACCGCGGGGATCCTTGCGGCGCGGCGGCAGAAATCCCTCTCGTTTCTTTTCCGTTGGTTGCCCGTGCCGTTTTATTGTTATTTCCTGCCGACCTGTTTGGCGGCCGTGGGCCTCCTCCCGGCCGAAAGCGCGCTTTACGGCTGGGCGGCCCGGTTCCTTCTCCCGGTTTGCCTGGCCCTTCTTCTGATCAATGTGGATCTCCCCGGGTTGGCCGGGCTCGGTCGCCCGGCCCTCGTCGCCATGGCCTGGGGCGTGGGCGGGATTCTGGGCGGCATGGTGGCGGCGTATGGTCTCTTTCACCCTTGGCTTCCCCCGGAGGCTTGGAAATCCGTGGGGGCTCTGGCCGGAAGTTGGACGGGAGGGAGCGCCAATCTGATCGCCGTGAAAGAGGCGTTGGGGGCGCCCGAGAACGTGTTCTCTCCCGTGATCGTGGTGGACACGGTGTTCGCCTACAGCTGGATGGCTTTCCTGATTTGGCTGGCGGGGCGGCAGGAGATCATCGACCGCTGGAACCGCGTTCCAGCGGAGGGCCTGGTTCTTAAAAAACAGAAGGAAGACCACCGGGTTGTTCGCGGACGCCCCTGGCCCTGGGCGGGGGTGCCGGTCACGGCCCTGGCCCTGGCCGCGCTTTCCTTGGCCTTTGGGACCCTGGCGGGTCCCTCTTTGAGCCAAGCGGTGGGACGTCTTTTTCCGTCTCTGGGGAACAGCCTGAAGCCCGCCACCTGGACCGTCATCGCCGTAACGACGGCCAGTCTCGGGGCCGCGTTTTCGGGGCGGTTCCGGGCGGCGCCGGAGCGGACGGAGCGGATCGGAAACTTCCTTTTATTTTTCCTCTTGACGATTCTCGGTTCCCAGGCATCCTTTAAGGCGTTGGGGGAAGCGCCGGCCTTTCTGGCGGTGGGGGCGGCGGCCCTGTTGGTTCACGGGGCGGCCCTGGCGGTGGGCGCGCGCTGGTCGCGCCTTCCACTTTCGCTTCTGGCCACCGCCAGCCAGGCCTGTGTGGGCGGGGTGGTGTCCGCCCCCATGGTCGGGGCGGTCTACCGGCCGGCGTTGGCCGCCGTGGGGCTTTTGTTGGCGATATTTGGAAACGTCGTCGGAACGTATCTGGGGCTTCTGACGGCTCAGCTCTGCGCGGGTCTGGGAAATTGA
- a CDS encoding glycogen debranching enzyme N-terminal domain-containing protein: MPPAGPPIVSLGRAVCGTYAEASEREWLETNGRGGYAMGPVSGGTTRRYHGLLTVARRPPLDRFQLVNRVEEAVIRGGSRVDLSCQQYPDVVHPQGAERLESFRLDPFPTWTYDWGEGKLEKSFFLRYGEDTGVLTYRLLSGPPVELEARPLLSFRDHHALGRQDGRFEGRVHATERAFHADVPDGGTLSVTTARGRFESAPSWFRNQVYVQEERRGLEKPKTFFVPVFSVCPSRWGPRRA, translated from the coding sequence ATGCCTCCCGCCGGGCCGCCCATCGTTTCTCTCGGCCGCGCCGTTTGCGGCACCTACGCGGAGGCGAGCGAGCGGGAATGGTTGGAAACCAACGGGCGGGGCGGTTACGCCATGGGCCCCGTGTCGGGGGGGACCACGCGCCGTTACCACGGGCTTCTGACCGTCGCCCGCCGTCCCCCCCTGGACCGTTTCCAGCTCGTCAACCGGGTGGAAGAAGCGGTGATCCGGGGCGGGAGCCGCGTGGACCTCTCCTGTCAGCAATACCCCGACGTCGTTCACCCCCAAGGCGCCGAACGGCTCGAATCCTTCCGCCTGGACCCTTTCCCGACCTGGACCTACGATTGGGGCGAAGGAAAACTGGAAAAATCTTTTTTTCTCCGCTACGGCGAAGACACCGGGGTTTTGACCTACCGGCTCCTTTCGGGACCGCCCGTGGAACTCGAGGCCCGGCCCCTCCTTTCCTTTCGGGACCACCACGCTTTGGGACGCCAGGACGGCCGGTTCGAAGGCCGGGTCCATGCCACGGAACGCGCCTTTCACGCCGACGTTCCCGACGGCGGAACCCTTTCGGTGACGACCGCCCGGGGGCGGTTCGAGAGCGCCCCTTCCTGGTTCCGGAACCAGGTCTACGTGCAGGAGGAGCGGCGCGGCCTTGAAAAACCGAAGACGTTTTTTGTCCCGGTTTTTTCCGTTTGCCCCTCGAGGTGGGGACCCCGGCGCGCCTGA
- a CDS encoding methyl-accepting chemotaxis protein, which translates to MKRKIIIIKRGMQMKFVLLVSSFVAIAITAIGIDFYYHFGREVQNFMDPSLYELFRTDSYVFLVKLALYMVGVTIFAVFASHKVAGPIYRFERSARTVGSGDLTHRVRLRVGDEMEEFQDEFNLMVESIQRLVSQDSHVAMRVSKTIGELLNDRHAGPEFHRRLEQVKADVDHLHKGFKI; encoded by the coding sequence GTGAAGCGGAAAATCATCATCATCAAACGCGGCATGCAGATGAAGTTCGTCTTGCTGGTCTCTTCTTTCGTGGCGATCGCCATCACGGCCATCGGCATCGACTTCTATTACCACTTCGGCCGCGAGGTTCAGAATTTCATGGACCCAAGTTTGTACGAGCTCTTCCGCACCGACAGTTACGTTTTCTTGGTGAAACTCGCCCTCTACATGGTGGGCGTCACCATCTTCGCGGTTTTCGCCTCCCACAAGGTGGCCGGGCCCATTTATCGGTTCGAGCGGTCGGCCCGCACGGTGGGCTCCGGGGACCTCACCCACCGGGTGCGGCTTCGGGTGGGCGACGAGATGGAAGAGTTTCAGGACGAGTTCAACCTGATGGTCGAATCGATCCAACGGCTGGTCTCTCAAGATTCCCACGTGGCCATGCGCGTCTCGAAAACCATCGGGGAACTTCTCAACGACCGTCACGCGGGCCCTGAATTTCATCGCCGTTTGGAACAGGTAAAAGCCGATGTGGATCATCTCCACAAGGGCTTTAAAATTTAA
- a CDS encoding amino acid permease, which yields MNPKESAPRLNLLDASALVVGCIIGAGIFRLSDSVARCSSSVGLFAAAWVIGGLLSLCGALVWAELATRFPKNGGEYVFLTEAYGPAWGFVYGWTRLFVSRTGTLAILAYVFAEHAVQVGRLEPSAVKPLATAAVLLLTGLNILGLRFGKGIQNVFTALKLLALFGIIAVGLAAGKGDTAHFAPLWGSGRNWISQLGLALIPVLWTYGGWYEAAYVAGEVRDPQRNLPRAIVGGLLSVTVVYLLVNVVYLYYLPLPVLRETNLVAAGAMDRLFPGTVGRVVAAMVMISTFGALNGYILSGGRILEALGEDHGLFRIFGRRSAITQTPILAMLGNAGITLVLVWTGTLDTIVTYTEVVIYLFFAVTGISLFLFRRKGGVPAGIYPVWAYPWTPLLFIALNVAIAVNGIWEQPRESLLGIAVAAVGFPLYLLSRRLDSRRRPAQTQAV from the coding sequence ATGAACCCGAAAGAGTCGGCCCCCCGGTTAAACCTCCTCGACGCGTCGGCCCTCGTGGTCGGCTGTATCATCGGAGCGGGAATTTTTCGTTTGTCCGACTCGGTGGCGCGTTGTTCCTCCTCGGTGGGCCTTTTCGCGGCGGCCTGGGTGATCGGCGGGCTCCTGTCCCTCTGCGGGGCGCTGGTTTGGGCGGAATTGGCCACGCGGTTCCCAAAAAACGGCGGAGAATATGTTTTTTTGACGGAGGCCTACGGCCCGGCCTGGGGGTTCGTTTACGGTTGGACGCGCCTGTTCGTCAGCCGCACGGGGACCTTGGCCATATTGGCTTACGTCTTCGCCGAACACGCGGTCCAGGTGGGCCGGCTGGAGCCGTCCGCGGTGAAGCCCCTGGCCACGGCGGCCGTCCTCCTTTTGACCGGATTGAACATCCTGGGACTTCGGTTCGGGAAAGGAATTCAAAACGTTTTTACCGCGTTGAAACTTTTGGCGCTGTTCGGCATCATCGCGGTGGGCCTGGCCGCCGGAAAAGGAGACACGGCCCATTTCGCCCCCCTCTGGGGTTCGGGCCGAAACTGGATTTCCCAACTGGGACTGGCGCTCATCCCGGTCCTCTGGACCTACGGCGGCTGGTACGAGGCGGCCTACGTGGCCGGGGAAGTGCGGGACCCGCAACGAAATCTTCCTCGGGCCATCGTCGGGGGGCTCCTCTCGGTGACGGTCGTCTACCTGCTGGTCAACGTGGTCTACCTTTATTATCTTCCGCTCCCCGTCCTTCGGGAAACGAACCTCGTGGCGGCCGGGGCCATGGACCGCCTCTTCCCGGGGACCGTGGGACGGGTGGTGGCCGCCATGGTGATGATCTCCACCTTCGGGGCGTTGAACGGCTACATTCTCTCGGGGGGGCGGATCTTGGAGGCTTTGGGCGAGGACCACGGACTTTTTCGGATTTTCGGCCGACGGTCGGCTATCACCCAAACCCCGATCCTGGCCATGCTCGGGAACGCCGGGATCACGTTGGTCCTGGTTTGGACCGGGACCTTGGACACCATCGTCACCTACACGGAAGTCGTGATCTATTTATTCTTCGCGGTAACGGGGATCTCGCTGTTCCTCTTTCGGCGGAAAGGGGGCGTCCCGGCGGGGATCTATCCAGTGTGGGCTTACCCCTGGACCCCGCTCCTCTTCATCGCGCTCAACGTGGCCATCGCGGTGAACGGCATTTGGGAGCAACCCCGGGAGTCCCTCTTGGGAATCGCCGTGGCCGCCGTCGGGTTCCCACTTTACCTTCTTTCCCGCCGACTCGACAGCCGACGCCGGCCCGCCCAAACCCAGGCGGTGTAA
- a CDS encoding N-acetylmuramoyl-L-alanine amidase, giving the protein MKRTFWAGMGVFLLGLGVARGEMTGWQEEGDELPSGPLSTAPVSVAPVAGTTEPPGARPPLMIVHPPEGMAIPAVKSSFVYGWADPAGTLTVNGRPVMIYPGGGWLTMVPYTPGPFTLQAELRSPTTSYVTFRRVTVGGGGGPSTVFSLLPVQPDQDLLLRAGETVVVQAQGPPGLEGSFQWEGSKKRFPLGEYGSNGRGTYRGFFTIPGDGKLENASLRITLLDKKRGTKQSANAPGRVSRLDRGSPWVVEVTTSPAILRAGPGLTKGDKGGYVMFPPMGTRLLVTGRRGGELRVSLSASREAWIGVDEVKDLPETALAPRTTVTAISVETAGKHTQVRVYFGTKVPFEIRPSEDGRTMDVLFFGAVSNTDWIHYHDPQGAVRRVEWFQDDTDTYRLRVHLHPGRWWGYDARFDNGGFVLELRRPPPNAKSPSSLAGLTIAVDAGHSADRGAIGPTELLEKDANLSIAACLEKRLKQAGAEVVMIRKGDENVALYDRPKRAWEARADILISVHNNALPEGADPFERNGYGVYYFHPQSFALAQRVHEAYGEKFGGKGKGSRSAALRDDGLHYGNLALPRTGQMPAVLTESAYMILPEEEALLRTETFQCDCAEAMFRGLTRFVEDTRKKDTP; this is encoded by the coding sequence ATGAAACGAACGTTTTGGGCGGGAATGGGGGTCTTCCTCCTCGGGCTCGGGGTGGCGCGCGGCGAAATGACGGGGTGGCAGGAGGAGGGCGACGAACTCCCTTCCGGGCCCCTGTCGACGGCGCCCGTCTCGGTGGCCCCGGTGGCGGGGACCACGGAACCCCCGGGGGCGCGGCCGCCGCTCATGATCGTGCATCCGCCGGAGGGAATGGCGATCCCGGCGGTCAAATCCTCTTTCGTCTACGGCTGGGCCGACCCCGCGGGAACCCTGACCGTGAACGGCCGCCCGGTGATGATCTATCCCGGGGGCGGTTGGCTGACGATGGTCCCCTACACGCCGGGTCCTTTCACCTTGCAGGCCGAACTCCGCTCGCCCACCACATCCTACGTGACGTTCCGCCGCGTGACGGTGGGGGGAGGTGGGGGGCCTTCGACGGTTTTCTCCCTTCTGCCGGTTCAGCCCGACCAGGATCTTCTGCTTCGGGCGGGGGAGACGGTGGTGGTTCAAGCCCAGGGGCCGCCGGGGTTGGAAGGGTCGTTCCAGTGGGAAGGTTCCAAGAAACGCTTCCCCCTGGGCGAATACGGTTCAAACGGTCGGGGAACCTATCGGGGTTTTTTCACCATTCCCGGCGACGGAAAATTGGAGAATGCATCGCTCCGAATCACGCTCCTGGATAAAAAGCGCGGGACCAAACAGAGCGCCAACGCCCCCGGGCGAGTCTCTCGGTTGGACCGGGGTTCGCCCTGGGTGGTGGAAGTGACCACCTCTCCGGCGATCCTTCGCGCCGGGCCGGGCCTGACCAAAGGGGACAAGGGTGGATACGTGATGTTTCCTCCCATGGGAACGCGCCTCCTGGTGACGGGCCGACGGGGGGGGGAACTTCGGGTGTCCCTTTCCGCCTCGAGAGAAGCGTGGATCGGCGTCGATGAGGTGAAAGACCTTCCGGAGACCGCGCTGGCGCCCCGCACCACCGTCACCGCGATCTCGGTGGAGACCGCCGGAAAGCACACCCAGGTCCGGGTATATTTCGGCACGAAGGTTCCCTTCGAGATCCGACCCTCCGAGGATGGGCGAACCATGGACGTCCTTTTTTTTGGAGCGGTGTCCAATACCGATTGGATCCACTACCACGATCCCCAGGGGGCCGTTCGGCGGGTGGAATGGTTTCAGGACGACACCGACACCTACCGTCTTCGGGTCCACCTTCATCCCGGCCGGTGGTGGGGCTACGACGCGCGGTTCGACAACGGTGGGTTTGTCTTGGAGCTTCGGCGTCCCCCGCCGAACGCCAAATCCCCCTCGTCCTTGGCGGGCCTCACGATCGCGGTGGACGCGGGCCATTCGGCGGACCGAGGCGCCATCGGGCCCACGGAACTATTGGAAAAAGACGCGAACCTGTCGATCGCGGCCTGCCTGGAGAAAAGGCTCAAACAAGCGGGCGCCGAGGTCGTGATGATCCGGAAGGGGGACGAAAACGTGGCTCTTTACGATCGGCCTAAACGGGCCTGGGAGGCGCGGGCGGACATCTTGATCAGCGTGCACAACAACGCCCTCCCCGAGGGAGCCGATCCCTTTGAGCGGAACGGGTACGGGGTTTACTATTTCCATCCCCAGAGTTTCGCGCTGGCCCAAAGGGTCCACGAAGCTTACGGCGAAAAGTTCGGCGGGAAAGGGAAAGGTTCCCGGTCCGCGGCTTTACGGGACGACGGTCTCCATTACGGTAACCTGGCCCTTCCCCGCACGGGCCAAATGCCCGCGGTGCTGACCGAGTCGGCCTACATGATCCTGCCGGAGGAAGAGGCCCTCCTCCGGACGGAAACTTTTCAGTGCGATTGCGCCGAAGCCATGTTTCGCGGGCTCACGCGGTTCGTGGAGGACACGCGGAAAAAAGACACCCCGTAG
- a CDS encoding ComEC/Rec2 family competence protein, with the protein MNSSAALREPGAADFFSHLLRRPLIPLVLLAGGAFAALSFWSPPKAPPGPLLAASGRPAVLVGRVAGYPSGRPGGDFFPLRVRWVRLAGAPAFRGRGEVSVFRKKPTEAFAWGDSVSVWGPLVSTEGGPRGPGRALARIFVPEGRSALLGRASPWNPIRWAAALRTRFHESFQRHLPGVLGDLLCGVVLGERPPGLSEFAEDFRRSGTYHLLVASGSNVGFALGVWWIFSRWVLWWPRRWTLVTAPLAAFLYAFMAGGDAPVLRAAVMASAISVGALLGRWDRLEQPLFLSAGILLLWDPSSLFNAGFQMSYAATLAIAMVWRGSEPDTLETRPGPRHGVARVGRWLLDLFVTSLAAQIALAPLLLYYFGRFSWVGLAANMLAVPLAGVCLSLGVGLAFLDGFWPAAAGLWAVPTRWGAESLTA; encoded by the coding sequence TTGAACTCGTCGGCCGCGCTCCGTGAACCGGGCGCGGCCGATTTTTTTTCCCACCTCCTCCGCCGTCCACTGATCCCTCTCGTGCTTTTGGCGGGAGGGGCTTTCGCGGCCTTGTCTTTCTGGTCCCCTCCGAAGGCCCCGCCGGGCCCCCTTTTGGCCGCCTCAGGCCGACCGGCGGTTTTGGTGGGGCGCGTGGCCGGTTATCCTTCGGGGCGGCCGGGAGGCGACTTTTTTCCACTGCGGGTCCGTTGGGTCCGCTTGGCCGGGGCGCCGGCGTTTCGCGGGAGAGGGGAGGTCTCGGTGTTTCGGAAAAAACCGACGGAGGCCTTCGCCTGGGGCGATTCCGTTTCCGTTTGGGGGCCCCTCGTGTCGACGGAGGGGGGCCCGCGCGGGCCCGGCCGGGCCTTGGCGCGGATTTTCGTTCCGGAGGGGAGAAGCGCCCTCCTCGGGCGGGCTTCGCCATGGAACCCGATCCGCTGGGCCGCCGCGCTCCGGACCAGGTTCCACGAATCCTTCCAACGCCATTTGCCCGGGGTCTTGGGGGACCTCCTGTGCGGGGTCGTTCTTGGCGAGCGCCCTCCCGGCCTTTCGGAATTCGCGGAAGATTTTCGCCGGAGCGGGACCTATCACCTCCTCGTGGCTTCCGGGTCCAACGTGGGGTTTGCGTTGGGGGTGTGGTGGATTTTCTCGCGCTGGGTCCTGTGGTGGCCGCGCCGATGGACCCTCGTCACCGCGCCCTTGGCCGCTTTCCTCTACGCGTTCATGGCGGGGGGGGACGCCCCCGTTCTTCGGGCGGCGGTTATGGCGTCGGCCATTTCCGTGGGCGCGCTCCTGGGGCGCTGGGACCGTTTGGAACAACCGTTGTTCCTTTCGGCGGGAATTCTTTTGCTGTGGGACCCCTCTTCCCTCTTTAACGCGGGATTTCAAATGTCCTATGCCGCCACTCTCGCCATCGCCATGGTGTGGCGCGGGTCGGAGCCGGACACTCTGGAGACCCGTCCAGGCCCGCGTCACGGGGTGGCGCGGGTGGGCCGATGGCTTTTGGACCTCTTCGTGACCAGCCTGGCCGCTCAAATAGCGTTGGCGCCCCTTCTCCTCTATTACTTCGGCCGTTTTTCTTGGGTCGGTCTCGCCGCCAACATGCTGGCCGTCCCCCTGGCCGGCGTGTGTCTTTCGCTCGGGGTCGGGTTGGCGTTTTTGGACGGGTTCTGGCCCGCCGCCGCCGGTCTCTGGGCCGTCCCCACCCGGTGGGGTGCGGAATCGCTGACGGCGTAA
- the sucD gene encoding succinate--CoA ligase subunit alpha, with translation MSILIDRDTRVIVQGITGAAGSFHAKACRDYGTQVVGGVTPGKGGSNLDGIPVFNTVKEAVKETGATASILFVPPPFAADAVLEAADAGVGLLLCITEGIPVLDMARVKATLKGTGARLIGPNGPGVITPGDERRPGCKIGIMPGYIHKPGRIGVVSRSGTLTYEAVWQLTQRGIGQSTVLGIGGDPVQGSTFVDILELFEKDADTDAVLMIGEIGGSAEEDAAMFFKKKMSKPLFAFIAGRTAPEGRRMGHAGAIVDAGDGQASHGSAAEKRATLEAAGVKVIDSPADMGEMVLKMVRGS, from the coding sequence ATGAGCATCCTGATCGATCGCGACACCCGGGTCATCGTCCAGGGAATCACGGGGGCGGCCGGGTCCTTCCACGCCAAAGCCTGCCGGGACTATGGCACCCAGGTGGTCGGAGGGGTGACGCCGGGGAAAGGGGGCTCCAACCTCGACGGCATCCCTGTTTTCAATACGGTGAAAGAAGCGGTGAAGGAAACGGGAGCCACGGCCTCGATCCTTTTTGTTCCGCCTCCCTTCGCGGCCGACGCCGTTCTGGAGGCGGCGGACGCGGGGGTAGGCCTGCTCCTCTGCATCACCGAAGGGATCCCGGTGTTGGACATGGCTCGCGTGAAGGCGACTCTCAAAGGGACCGGCGCCCGGTTGATCGGTCCCAACGGCCCGGGAGTCATTACCCCGGGGGACGAACGGCGGCCCGGTTGCAAGATCGGGATCATGCCCGGGTACATCCACAAACCCGGGCGCATCGGCGTCGTTTCCCGGTCGGGCACTCTGACCTACGAGGCGGTCTGGCAATTGACCCAGCGCGGCATCGGCCAATCCACGGTGCTCGGGATCGGGGGAGACCCGGTTCAGGGGTCTACGTTCGTGGACATTTTGGAGCTTTTCGAAAAAGACGCGGACACCGACGCCGTCTTGATGATCGGGGAGATCGGCGGGTCGGCGGAGGAGGACGCGGCGATGTTTTTCAAGAAAAAAATGTCCAAGCCCCTTTTCGCCTTCATCGCCGGGCGCACCGCCCCGGAGGGCCGGCGCATGGGACACGCCGGGGCCATCGTGGACGCGGGCGACGGGCAGGCCTCTCACGGCTCGGCGGCGGAAAAGCGCGCGACGCTGGAAGCGGCCGGCGTCAAAGTCATCGACTCTCCGGCGGACATGGGAGAAATGGTTTTAAAAATGGTCCGAGGGTCTTGA
- a CDS encoding CBS domain-containing protein: MPTPSERRLKDKKIGEIINPRLIQSPPDISVDRAIELMRENNSAYLVVAEAKRVVGIFTESDVARKILNTKVDTRRPVRDFMTADPLVLRQDDPVGRAVDLMADNDVYHIPLVNEKQELVNVLSVRTLVRFLAEFYPGEVYNIPPNPHQVAHTAEGG, encoded by the coding sequence ATGCCCACTCCCTCTGAGCGACGGCTAAAAGACAAGAAGATCGGTGAAATCATCAACCCCCGGTTGATCCAATCCCCCCCGGACATTTCCGTGGATCGCGCCATTGAATTGATGCGGGAAAATAACTCGGCCTACCTCGTGGTGGCCGAAGCGAAGCGCGTGGTCGGCATATTCACCGAATCCGACGTGGCGCGAAAAATACTCAACACGAAGGTGGACACCCGCCGCCCCGTCCGCGACTTTATGACCGCCGATCCCCTGGTGCTCCGGCAAGACGACCCCGTGGGCCGGGCGGTGGACCTGATGGCCGACAACGACGTCTACCACATCCCGCTGGTGAACGAAAAACAGGAACTGGTGAACGTCCTGAGCGTGCGGACCCTGGTTCGCTTTTTGGCGGAATTCTATCCCGGCGAGGTCTACAACATCCCCCCCAATCCGCACCAAGTCGCCCACACGGCCGAGGGGGGCTGA
- the acpS gene encoding holo-ACP synthase, with protein MGFSIGVDIVEVKRVARLVKNPRFVDRVFSPREVAYCRGKKNAAQHFAVRFAAKEAVYKALGRPGVAHKEISVKNDPTGKPRVELAQHLKSFEKRVSLTLSHTAEYAVAVALFQPVRRSSKGS; from the coding sequence ATGGGTTTTTCTATCGGGGTGGATATTGTGGAGGTCAAACGCGTGGCGCGGCTGGTGAAGAACCCCCGCTTTGTCGATCGCGTTTTTTCCCCCCGGGAGGTGGCCTATTGCCGGGGAAAGAAGAATGCGGCCCAGCATTTCGCTGTCCGTTTTGCCGCGAAAGAGGCGGTGTATAAGGCGCTGGGCCGCCCGGGCGTGGCGCACAAAGAAATCTCGGTCAAAAACGACCCCACGGGTAAACCCCGCGTTGAGTTGGCCCAGCACCTGAAATCTTTTGAAAAGCGGGTGAGCCTCACCCTCTCGCACACCGCCGAATACGCCGTGGCGGTGGCGCTCTTTCAGCCCGTTCGGCGTTCCTCTAAAGGGTCCTGA
- a CDS encoding C40 family peptidase, producing MRLRALCLAVGSLFLSVSSRGGFDVQFTPQGPVRTETPTAPPVPADPPQEGIVAIPLADLRREPRLVSPQAVSQRPYAVDDQQETQLLFGESVQMFEERDGWIRVEAPEQVEYTHSDRWQGYPGWVLKEAILPRPGSFFPSAVVTARYGRVRQTTKWHSPFMEFPMGSRLWVVYVEKPWARVQGPSGTVGWIRTTELRLDRDVPRKSDGVREAILVAARQFLGEPYYWGGRAGHVKGGANPSGVDCSGLVNVAYRAVALNAPRDAHEQFMAAHPLEKADALRPGDLVFLAKKERSDRIAHVMLFEKGETLIEAVHEFNVVRRVTFKKKFGVRRAALQAGGVAAGYVVRFGSFLEQ from the coding sequence ATGAGGTTGCGCGCGCTCTGTCTCGCGGTCGGTTCTTTGTTTTTGTCCGTTTCTTCGCGGGGGGGCTTCGATGTTCAGTTCACGCCCCAGGGGCCCGTGCGCACGGAAACGCCGACCGCTCCGCCGGTTCCGGCCGATCCCCCCCAGGAGGGCATCGTCGCGATTCCCCTGGCGGATCTCCGGCGGGAACCTCGACTCGTTTCGCCTCAGGCGGTTTCCCAACGTCCCTACGCCGTCGATGATCAACAGGAAACACAGCTTTTATTCGGCGAAAGCGTCCAAATGTTCGAGGAGCGGGACGGGTGGATTCGGGTGGAAGCGCCGGAACAGGTGGAATACACCCACAGCGACCGTTGGCAGGGTTATCCCGGGTGGGTTTTGAAAGAGGCGATCCTTCCCCGGCCCGGAAGTTTTTTCCCCAGCGCCGTCGTCACCGCGCGCTATGGCCGCGTGCGGCAAACCACGAAGTGGCATTCCCCTTTTATGGAGTTCCCCATGGGCTCCCGGCTGTGGGTCGTTTACGTTGAAAAACCCTGGGCCCGGGTCCAGGGACCCAGCGGCACGGTGGGCTGGATCCGCACCACGGAACTTCGCCTGGACCGCGACGTTCCCCGGAAAAGCGACGGGGTTCGGGAGGCCATCCTGGTGGCCGCGCGGCAGTTTTTGGGGGAACCCTATTATTGGGGGGGGCGGGCGGGCCATGTCAAAGGGGGGGCGAATCCCTCCGGGGTGGACTGTTCGGGCCTGGTCAACGTGGCCTACCGCGCCGTGGCGCTGAACGCGCCCCGGGACGCTCACGAACAATTTATGGCCGCCCATCCTTTGGAGAAAGCCGACGCTCTCCGCCCCGGGGACCTGGTTTTCCTGGCCAAGAAAGAGCGCTCCGACCGCATCGCTCATGTCATGCTTTTTGAGAAAGGGGAAACCCTGATCGAGGCGGTCCATGAATTCAACGTGGTTCGCCGGGTGACCTTCAAGAAGAAGTTCGGGGTACGCCGCGCGGCGCTTCAGGCGGGAGGCGTGGCGGCAGGCTACGTCGTCCGTTTCGGTTCCTTCCTCGAGCAGTAG
- a CDS encoding NAD(P)H-hydrate dehydratase translates to MAPSVTTFRSWLPPRRPDAHKNNFGHVLVLGGSRGLMGAPRLAAWGALRGGAGLVTMAVPESLEPIAAGGPWEAMTLPLPEKNGVLSVRALPMVRRWIEARRVSAVVLGPGLGGGAGVTAFVRGFLATLSVPTVLDADGLNALARGGFRWIAAPWILTPHAGEMARLLGTSASEVQKDRRGSALSAARRFKAVVVLKGRGTLVTDGDREFKNSTGNPGMATGGTGDVLGGLTAALLGQVSAKDVPERLWRAAVLGAHLHGLAGDLAGAKTGRVSLIAGDVAAHLPLAFRRTFSV, encoded by the coding sequence ATGGCTCCTTCGGTGACGACGTTTCGTTCCTGGCTCCCGCCCCGGCGGCCCGACGCCCACAAAAATAATTTCGGTCACGTGCTCGTGCTCGGCGGTTCCAGGGGCCTGATGGGCGCGCCTCGCCTGGCCGCCTGGGGCGCCCTCCGGGGCGGAGCGGGCCTGGTCACCATGGCGGTGCCGGAATCTTTGGAGCCCATTGCGGCCGGGGGTCCTTGGGAGGCCATGACGCTTCCGCTTCCGGAAAAAAATGGAGTCCTGTCGGTTCGGGCCCTCCCGATGGTTCGGCGATGGATCGAGGCCCGGCGGGTGTCGGCCGTGGTTTTGGGCCCGGGTTTGGGGGGCGGGGCGGGGGTCACCGCCTTTGTGCGCGGCTTTCTCGCCACCCTCTCCGTCCCGACGGTGTTGGACGCCGACGGGTTGAACGCGCTGGCGCGCGGCGGGTTCCGATGGATCGCGGCTCCCTGGATCCTCACGCCCCACGCCGGGGAAATGGCGCGATTGCTCGGGACCTCGGCCTCCGAGGTTCAAAAAGACCGGCGCGGTTCGGCCCTCTCGGCGGCCCGTCGATTCAAAGCCGTGGTGGTCTTGAAAGGCCGCGGGACTCTCGTCACCGACGGCGATCGGGAATTTAAGAATTCCACGGGCAACCCGGGAATGGCCACCGGTGGCACGGGCGACGTTCTGGGCGGTCTCACGGCCGCGCTCCTGGGCCAGGTGTCGGCCAAAGACGTTCCCGAACGCCTTTGGCGCGCCGCCGTTTTGGGCGCCCATCTCCACGGTTTGGCCGGCGACCTGGCCGGCGCGAAAACAGGCCGGGTTTCGCTCATTGCGGGCGATGTGGCCGCCCACCTCCCCCTGGCCTTCCGCCGGACCTTCTCCGTCTGA